A single region of the Acuticoccus sediminis genome encodes:
- a CDS encoding ABC transporter permease: MLLYVIRRLLLAIPIAIGVTIVCFSLIHLAPGDPLSTVLPDNATPEVVAEIRAAYGFDKPLPIQYLVWLGNVASGDFGLSIQSRRPVLGDIIPAVKNTMILAFAAVLIGFPFGTILGAIAGYRQGSATDKVVTAISITGVSVPHYWLGIVLVVIFAVNMGVLPAMGMGPGGQSDFALNWAHLKHLLLPAITLSVIPAGIIARSVRATVADVRKKDFVSTLRAKGLSPSRVFLHVAKNAAPVVLAVCGLQFAQLLGGSILVETVFSWPGTGFLMNSAIFTRDLPVLQGTILVLSLFFVVINLLVDVLQTVFDPRIRRG, from the coding sequence ATGCTTCTCTACGTGATCCGCCGCCTGCTCCTGGCGATCCCCATCGCGATCGGCGTGACGATCGTCTGCTTCTCGCTGATCCACCTGGCGCCCGGCGATCCGCTCTCCACGGTGCTCCCCGACAACGCGACGCCCGAAGTCGTCGCCGAGATCCGCGCCGCGTACGGCTTCGACAAGCCGCTTCCCATCCAGTACCTCGTCTGGCTCGGCAACGTCGCCTCCGGCGACTTCGGCCTCTCCATCCAGTCCCGCCGCCCCGTCCTCGGCGACATCATCCCGGCGGTGAAGAACACGATGATCCTCGCCTTCGCGGCGGTCCTGATCGGCTTTCCGTTCGGCACCATCCTCGGCGCCATCGCCGGCTACCGGCAGGGGAGCGCGACGGACAAGGTGGTGACGGCCATCTCCATCACCGGAGTCTCGGTGCCGCACTACTGGCTCGGCATCGTCCTCGTCGTCATCTTCGCGGTGAACATGGGCGTACTGCCGGCGATGGGCATGGGCCCCGGCGGCCAGTCGGACTTCGCGCTCAACTGGGCGCACCTCAAGCATCTCCTGCTTCCCGCCATCACGCTCTCGGTGATCCCGGCCGGCATCATCGCCCGGTCCGTGCGCGCCACGGTGGCGGACGTGCGCAAGAAGGACTTCGTCTCCACGCTGCGCGCCAAGGGCCTCTCGCCCTCCCGGGTCTTCCTGCACGTCGCCAAGAACGCCGCGCCCGTGGTTCTCGCGGTCTGCGGCCTGCAGTTCGCCCAGCTCCTCGGCGGCTCGATCCTCGTCGAGACGGTGTTCTCCTGGCCCGGCACCGGATTCCTGATGAACAGCGCGATCTTCACCCGCGACCTGCCGGTGCTGCAGGGGACGATCCTCGTCCTGTCGCTGTTCTTCGTCGTCATCAACCTCCTCGTCGACGTCCTGCAGACCGTCTTCGACCCGCGCATCCGCCGCGGCTGA
- a CDS encoding ABC transporter permease, translating into MTDATVTTIAPARAAAPVPATLGYWGGVARRLRRDPLTLICLGVILAIVLAAIFAPFVSPADPYKTSMMARLKPVGTPGHLLGTDELGRDMLARLIYGGRISLFTGVTPVVLATLLGGVLGLAAGFFGGLVNTVIMRTMDVFYAFPSVLLAVAISGALGAGLLNVLIALTVVFIPPICRIAESVTTQARSEDYVEAARATGAATWRIIAVHVLPNVMGPVFIYASSLNSVSIVIASGLSFLGLGVSPPQADWGLMLNTLRQSIYIAPGQAVIPGVMIFITSMCFNLMSDGLRGAMDVKE; encoded by the coding sequence ATGACCGACGCCACCGTCACCACCATCGCGCCGGCCCGCGCCGCCGCCCCGGTCCCCGCGACGCTCGGCTACTGGGGCGGGGTCGCGCGGAGGCTGCGGCGCGACCCGCTCACCCTCATCTGCCTCGGCGTGATCCTCGCGATCGTGCTGGCGGCGATCTTCGCGCCATTCGTCTCCCCGGCCGACCCCTACAAGACCAGCATGATGGCGCGGCTGAAGCCCGTCGGGACGCCCGGCCACCTGCTCGGGACGGACGAGCTCGGCCGCGACATGCTCGCCCGGCTCATCTACGGCGGGCGCATCTCGCTCTTCACCGGGGTCACGCCGGTGGTGCTCGCCACCCTGCTCGGCGGTGTCCTGGGCCTCGCCGCGGGCTTCTTCGGCGGCCTCGTCAACACGGTGATCATGCGCACGATGGACGTCTTCTACGCGTTCCCGTCGGTGCTCCTCGCTGTGGCGATCTCGGGCGCGCTGGGCGCCGGGCTGCTCAACGTCCTCATCGCGCTGACGGTGGTGTTCATCCCGCCGATCTGCCGCATCGCCGAGAGCGTGACGACGCAGGCCCGGTCCGAGGACTATGTCGAGGCCGCCCGCGCGACCGGTGCCGCCACCTGGCGCATCATCGCCGTGCACGTGCTGCCCAACGTGATGGGGCCGGTGTTCATCTACGCGTCGAGCCTCAACTCGGTCTCGATCGTCATCGCCTCCGGCCTCTCTTTCCTCGGCCTCGGCGTCAGCCCGCCGCAGGCGGACTGGGGCCTGATGCTCAACACGCTGCGCCAGTCGATCTACATCGCGCCGGGGCAGGCGGTGATCCCGGGCGTCATGATCTTCATCACCTCCATGTGCTTCAACCTGATGAGCGACGGGTTGCGGGGCGCCATGGACGTCAAGGAATAG
- a CDS encoding ABC transporter ATP-binding protein produces MTDTLSLAPKASPRTHPVADRGGPRQPMLIVEDLKKHFPIKSGGAFGGVRSTVKAVDGVNFTVAKRETLGVVGESGCGKSTMARLLSHLIIPDEGSIIFDGDKVGSSGGISVRDLRRQMQMVFQDSYSSLNPRLPIVDSIAFGPKASGVKKSVARARAEEILGLVGLNPRQFARRYPHQLSGGQRQRVNIARALAMEPRLVVLDEAVSALDKSVEAQVLNLLARLKEQFELTYIFISHDLNVVQYISDRVLVMYLGQVVEIGDVDELYERPCHPYTQALLSSRPSMDPARRRTEPPLSGDPPNPVNLPSGCRFRTRCALAEDVCARVAPKLTPLPGSASHPVACHARIPGGGHSLSPAA; encoded by the coding sequence ATGACCGATACCCTGTCCCTCGCCCCGAAGGCCTCGCCGCGCACGCATCCGGTCGCCGATCGCGGCGGCCCGCGTCAGCCGATGCTGATCGTGGAGGACCTGAAGAAGCACTTTCCCATCAAGAGCGGCGGCGCGTTCGGCGGCGTGCGCTCGACGGTGAAGGCGGTCGACGGCGTCAACTTCACCGTCGCCAAGCGCGAGACGCTCGGCGTCGTCGGCGAATCCGGCTGCGGCAAGTCCACGATGGCGCGGCTCCTGAGCCACCTCATCATCCCCGACGAAGGGTCGATCATCTTCGACGGCGACAAGGTCGGCTCGTCGGGCGGCATCTCCGTGCGGGACCTGCGCCGGCAGATGCAGATGGTCTTCCAGGACTCCTATTCGTCGCTCAACCCGCGCCTGCCGATCGTCGACTCCATCGCCTTCGGCCCGAAGGCGAGCGGGGTGAAGAAGTCCGTCGCGCGGGCCCGGGCGGAGGAGATCCTCGGCCTCGTCGGCCTCAATCCGCGGCAGTTCGCGCGACGCTATCCGCATCAGCTCTCCGGCGGCCAGCGCCAGCGCGTCAACATCGCCAGGGCGCTCGCCATGGAGCCGAGACTGGTGGTGCTCGACGAGGCGGTCTCGGCGCTCGACAAGTCCGTCGAGGCACAGGTCCTGAACCTGCTGGCCCGCCTCAAGGAGCAGTTCGAGCTCACGTACATCTTCATCTCCCACGACCTCAACGTCGTGCAGTACATCTCCGACCGCGTGCTGGTGATGTACCTCGGCCAGGTCGTCGAGATCGGCGACGTGGACGAGCTCTACGAGCGGCCGTGCCATCCCTACACGCAGGCGCTCCTGTCCTCCCGTCCGTCGATGGACCCGGCCCGCCGCCGCACCGAGCCGCCGCTGTCGGGCGACCCGCCGAACCCGGTGAACCTGCCGTCCGGCTGCCGTTTCCGCACCCGCTGCGCGCTTGCCGAGGACGTGTGCGCCAGGGTGGCCCCGAAGCTGACCCCGCTGCCGGGCAGCGCCTCCCACCCCGTCGCCTGCCACGCCCGCATCCCGGGCGGCGGGCACAGCCTGTCCCCCGCCGCGTGA
- a CDS encoding ABC transporter ATP-binding protein, translated as MMSPGASQRAETPPDAPAVPKDRLVTVEDLNVRFVSRDDDVSILNGVSFTLDKGEVLCLLGESGSGKSVTLRALMRLLPGNARISGKVMVDGNDIAGMKERHLRRLRGSTVAMIFQEPMTALDPVFTIGQQIVETLRAHKGLSDGAARKRALELLELVQIPNAPARLKAYPHELSGGLRQRAMIALALSCDPKLLLADEPTTALDATVQIQVLLLLRELQQELGMATVFVTHDIGVACEIADRVGVMYAGRLVEGADVGRIIKEPLHPYTSALMRSTVHAGMRGQVLDSIPGAPPDLAALPPGCAFAPRCQEARALCTKDQPDVTSLPAGRTVRCHIHGAEAAWRASPPLGE; from the coding sequence ATGATGAGCCCGGGTGCAAGCCAGCGCGCCGAGACCCCGCCCGACGCGCCGGCCGTGCCGAAGGATCGCCTCGTCACCGTCGAGGACCTCAACGTCCGCTTCGTGTCCCGCGACGACGACGTGTCGATCCTCAACGGCGTCAGCTTCACGCTCGACAAGGGGGAGGTGCTGTGCCTGCTCGGCGAGTCCGGGTCCGGCAAGAGCGTCACCCTGCGGGCGCTGATGCGCCTGCTCCCCGGCAACGCGCGCATCTCCGGCAAGGTGATGGTCGACGGCAACGACATCGCCGGCATGAAGGAGCGTCACCTTCGCCGCCTGCGCGGCTCGACCGTGGCGATGATCTTCCAGGAGCCGATGACCGCTCTCGACCCGGTCTTCACCATCGGCCAGCAGATCGTCGAGACGCTGCGCGCCCACAAGGGCCTCTCGGACGGTGCCGCCCGCAAGCGCGCGCTGGAACTTCTGGAGCTGGTGCAGATCCCCAACGCGCCGGCCCGCCTCAAGGCCTACCCGCACGAGCTGTCAGGCGGTCTGCGGCAGCGCGCGATGATCGCGCTCGCGCTCTCGTGCGACCCCAAGCTGCTGCTCGCCGACGAGCCGACGACCGCGCTCGACGCCACCGTGCAGATTCAGGTCCTCCTCCTGCTGCGCGAGCTGCAGCAGGAACTCGGCATGGCGACGGTGTTCGTCACCCACGACATCGGCGTCGCCTGCGAGATCGCCGACCGGGTCGGCGTAATGTACGCCGGCCGCCTCGTCGAGGGGGCGGACGTGGGGCGGATCATCAAGGAACCGCTGCACCCCTACACCAGCGCCCTGATGCGCTCGACCGTCCACGCCGGCATGCGCGGGCAGGTCCTGGACTCGATTCCCGGCGCGCCGCCGGACCTCGCCGCGCTGCCTCCCGGCTGCGCCTTCGCGCCCCGCTGCCAGGAGGCACGGGCTCTCTGCACCAAAGACCAACCCGATGTCACGAGCCTTCCTGCCGGCCGTACCGTACGCTGCCATATCCATGGTGCAGAAGCGGCATGGCGCGCCTCGCCGCCGCTCGGAGAATGA
- a CDS encoding AbrB family transcriptional regulator, giving the protein MTLSTFGLFLATHILGALGGAGAYALGVPLAWMIGSLVVTAIITLSGFPTTTRRVCRNGGVLVLLTGIGLTFTPSAGETTIRLLPLILIAAVATLLIGALASLLLARLGRIDRATAFFCSVPGGPAEMSVLGARQGAELAPIAISQLLRIVCIVLVIPPTLTVLGMRGDFTTSFPDLGFHPLGLVVTLGVSLAASLALVKLKVNSAFLIGPLGVGILLGFTEAGLSTVPRWMMMGSQVFMGVFLGAQFTPSVMRRMRRFLPVAIGNVFLVTGGCALLGTLIHFFDEESVPTMILATAPGSVTEMSITAQALGFNVPVVTAFHVIRILLVIILVTPAFNVLRAAGVIAPADPELLRNTKAAE; this is encoded by the coding sequence ATGACCCTCTCGACGTTCGGCCTCTTCCTCGCCACCCACATCCTGGGGGCGTTGGGAGGGGCCGGGGCCTACGCACTCGGCGTGCCGCTGGCCTGGATGATCGGCTCGCTCGTCGTGACCGCGATCATCACCCTTTCTGGCTTTCCCACCACCACGCGGCGCGTCTGCCGCAACGGCGGTGTCCTCGTGCTGCTGACCGGCATCGGCCTCACCTTCACGCCTTCGGCGGGCGAGACGACGATCCGGCTGCTGCCCCTGATCCTGATCGCCGCCGTGGCGACGCTTCTCATCGGCGCGCTCGCCTCGCTGCTCCTCGCCCGTCTGGGGCGGATCGATCGGGCGACGGCTTTCTTCTGCTCCGTCCCGGGCGGTCCGGCGGAGATGAGCGTCCTCGGAGCGCGCCAGGGCGCGGAGCTGGCGCCGATCGCGATCAGCCAGCTCCTGCGCATCGTCTGCATCGTCCTCGTCATTCCGCCGACGCTCACCGTCCTCGGCATGCGCGGCGACTTCACGACGAGCTTCCCCGACCTCGGCTTCCACCCGCTGGGTCTCGTCGTCACGCTCGGGGTCTCGCTCGCCGCGTCCCTCGCGCTCGTCAAGCTGAAGGTGAACTCGGCCTTCCTGATCGGCCCGCTCGGCGTCGGCATCCTGCTCGGCTTCACCGAGGCGGGGCTGTCGACCGTGCCGCGCTGGATGATGATGGGATCGCAGGTTTTCATGGGCGTCTTCCTCGGCGCCCAGTTCACACCCAGCGTCATGCGCCGGATGCGCCGCTTCCTGCCCGTCGCCATCGGCAACGTCTTCCTCGTCACCGGCGGCTGCGCGCTGCTCGGCACCCTCATCCACTTCTTCGACGAGGAGTCGGTGCCGACGATGATCCTCGCCACCGCGCCCGGCAGCGTGACGGAGATGTCGATCACCGCGCAGGCGCTCGGCTTCAACGTGCCGGTCGTGACCGCCTTCCACGTCATCCGCATCCTCCTGGTGATCATCCTCGTCACGCCGGCCTTCAACGTGCTGCGCGCGGCCGGCGTGATTGCCCCCGCCGATCCCGAGCTCCTCCGAAACACGAAGGCCGCAGAATGA
- a CDS encoding amidase, translating to MSIADPTALPAQGVFPPTATEAARDIAAGRLSPTELVAMCLKRIDEVDGRLHTYITLDAEGALAAAAEAEAEIAAGRHRGPLHGIPFAVKDNYDAAGLPTTGGSRMLEGNVPEVDSTPVARMKAAGAVLMGKLGTWEYGTGNGGEYFDLPIETTRNPWDTARFAGGSSTGAGSAVAAGTTVLALGSDTTGSVRLPASACGVVGVRATHGLVPRAGLIANCYSMDVPGPFTWTVADAALVLEAVTGHDPRDVSSAAVPPFVRPPAMGGSVAGLRIGVIRDVGPGFVPDPEMTAAFEAGLGVLKDLGADLRETAFPVPVPDQFAVASIIGPAESAAIHEDELTHKSAMMGYGLRDKLLKGAMIRAADYIAAQRQRRAIADGIEAMMSSFDAIVTYGACHVAPRIDDQAEMIAFTAETALTPFSLSSHPTLVQCTGFTAAGLPLHWQIAGPYFGEATILSIAAAFEAATPYRQRRPNL from the coding sequence ATGAGCATCGCCGACCCGACCGCCCTGCCGGCGCAAGGTGTCTTCCCGCCCACCGCGACGGAGGCGGCGAGGGACATCGCGGCCGGCCGCCTGTCCCCGACCGAGCTGGTCGCGATGTGCCTGAAGCGCATCGACGAGGTGGACGGGCGCCTCCACACCTACATCACCCTCGACGCCGAGGGCGCGCTCGCCGCCGCCGCGGAGGCCGAGGCTGAGATCGCCGCCGGGCGCCACCGCGGGCCGCTCCACGGCATTCCGTTCGCCGTGAAGGACAACTACGACGCGGCCGGTCTGCCGACGACCGGTGGTTCGCGGATGCTGGAAGGCAACGTTCCGGAGGTGGACTCCACCCCGGTCGCGCGGATGAAGGCGGCCGGCGCGGTGCTGATGGGCAAGCTCGGCACCTGGGAGTACGGCACCGGCAACGGCGGCGAGTACTTCGACCTCCCGATCGAGACGACGCGCAATCCGTGGGACACCGCGCGCTTCGCCGGCGGCTCGTCCACCGGGGCGGGGTCGGCCGTCGCGGCGGGCACCACCGTGCTCGCGCTCGGCTCCGACACCACCGGCTCGGTGCGCCTGCCGGCGAGCGCATGCGGCGTCGTCGGCGTGCGTGCGACGCACGGGCTGGTGCCGCGGGCCGGCCTCATCGCCAACTGCTACTCGATGGACGTGCCGGGGCCGTTCACCTGGACCGTCGCCGACGCCGCCCTCGTCCTCGAGGCGGTCACGGGCCACGATCCGCGGGACGTGTCGAGCGCGGCCGTGCCGCCGTTCGTGCGCCCGCCGGCGATGGGGGGCTCCGTCGCCGGGCTGCGCATCGGGGTCATCCGCGACGTCGGCCCGGGCTTTGTGCCGGATCCCGAGATGACGGCCGCCTTCGAGGCCGGTCTCGGCGTGCTGAAGGACCTCGGCGCCGACCTGCGCGAGACGGCCTTCCCGGTGCCCGTCCCGGACCAGTTCGCGGTCGCCTCGATCATCGGCCCGGCCGAGTCGGCGGCGATCCACGAGGACGAGCTGACCCACAAGAGCGCGATGATGGGCTACGGCCTGCGCGACAAGCTGCTGAAGGGCGCCATGATCCGCGCGGCGGACTACATCGCCGCCCAGCGCCAGCGCCGTGCCATCGCGGACGGGATCGAGGCGATGATGTCCTCCTTCGATGCGATCGTGACCTACGGCGCCTGCCACGTCGCCCCGCGCATCGACGATCAGGCCGAGATGATCGCCTTCACGGCCGAGACCGCGCTCACCCCCTTCAGCCTCTCGTCCCACCCGACACTGGTGCAGTGCACCGGCTTCACGGCCGCGGGGCTGCCGCTGCACTGGCAGATCGCCGGGCCGTACTTCGGCGAAGCGACCATCCTGTCCATCGCCGCCGCCTTCGAGGCGGCCACCCCCTACCGGCAGAGGAGGCCGAACCTGTGA
- a CDS encoding amidase: MNDLSSKVDATEIVHLSIADASRLIAARKLSPVELVSAFLARIEATEERLHAYITVLADEAMAAAKVAEAEIAAGRYKGPLHGIPFAVKDNYHVKGVRTTGGSRLMLDYVADETATTIENLVAAGAILLGKLNTWEYGTGNGEVHPDLPFPLARNPWNTDHFTGGSSTGAGVSVAAGSAMFALGSDTGGSVRLPAAAAGVQGMKATYGVVSRAGILPNCWTLDVAGPLTWTSEDNAIVLETMAGYDPRDPQSLDRPVPPFARGIGTGIKGMTIGVVRDLGEDAPPMQAETAANLAAMEPVLRELGATIVDLTLPATLSEYRLITGAINWGESFSIHEKDFMERHHLMGAALKAKMIAGFHMRAVDYIAAQRRRRELAVATDAAIRSVDAVLAPCTLLAAPTFDDQEILTRFTFGAATSIFNVSGHPAISVANGFDAKGLPTSAQFVGRYFDEATLYRLAHAYEIAANTRAVRPSL; encoded by the coding sequence GTGAACGATCTGTCCTCGAAGGTCGACGCCACCGAGATCGTCCATCTGTCGATCGCGGACGCGTCCCGTCTCATTGCGGCGCGCAAGCTGTCCCCGGTGGAGCTGGTCTCCGCCTTCCTCGCCCGCATCGAGGCGACGGAGGAGCGGCTGCACGCCTACATCACCGTCCTCGCCGACGAGGCGATGGCGGCGGCGAAGGTCGCCGAGGCGGAGATCGCCGCAGGCCGCTACAAGGGGCCGCTCCACGGCATCCCGTTCGCGGTAAAGGACAACTACCATGTGAAGGGGGTCCGCACGACCGGCGGCTCGCGTCTGATGCTCGACTACGTTGCCGACGAGACGGCGACGACGATCGAGAATCTCGTCGCCGCCGGCGCGATCCTCCTAGGCAAGCTGAACACCTGGGAGTACGGCACCGGCAACGGCGAGGTGCATCCGGACCTGCCGTTCCCGCTCGCCCGCAACCCCTGGAACACGGACCACTTCACCGGCGGCTCCTCCACCGGCGCGGGCGTCTCCGTCGCCGCGGGCAGCGCCATGTTCGCGCTCGGGTCCGACACCGGCGGATCGGTGCGCCTTCCGGCCGCGGCGGCCGGCGTCCAGGGCATGAAGGCGACCTACGGCGTCGTCAGCCGCGCCGGCATCCTGCCCAACTGCTGGACGCTCGACGTCGCCGGCCCGCTGACCTGGACGAGCGAGGACAACGCCATCGTCCTCGAGACCATGGCGGGCTACGACCCGCGCGACCCGCAGTCCCTCGACCGTCCCGTGCCGCCCTTCGCGCGCGGCATCGGCACCGGGATCAAGGGCATGACCATCGGCGTCGTGCGCGACCTCGGCGAGGACGCTCCGCCGATGCAGGCCGAGACGGCCGCCAATCTCGCCGCCATGGAGCCCGTCCTGAGGGAACTCGGCGCGACGATCGTCGACCTCACCCTGCCGGCGACGCTCTCCGAGTACCGGCTCATCACCGGGGCCATCAACTGGGGCGAGTCGTTCTCGATCCACGAGAAGGACTTCATGGAGCGCCACCACCTCATGGGCGCGGCGCTGAAGGCCAAGATGATCGCCGGCTTCCACATGCGCGCGGTGGACTATATCGCCGCCCAGCGCCGCCGCCGCGAGCTGGCGGTCGCCACCGACGCGGCGATCCGCTCCGTCGACGCCGTGCTCGCCCCGTGCACGCTGCTGGCGGCGCCCACGTTCGACGACCAGGAGATCCTGACGCGCTTCACCTTCGGTGCGGCGACCTCGATCTTCAACGTCTCGGGCCACCCGGCGATCTCCGTCGCCAACGGCTTCGACGCCAAGGGCCTGCCGACCAGCGCCCAGTTCGTCGGCCGCTATTTCGACGAGGCCACGCTCTACCGCCTCGCCCACGCCTACGAGATCGCGGCCAACACCCGCGCCGTCCGTCCTTCCCTCTGA